ACTGGAAAACAAACACTTGACCCCTTGACCCCAAGATACCTCAGTGTAGTAGCCGTCGCAGACGGCAAAGATAGAGAAAAGCGGGGCACGCGAAGCGTAACCCTGGAATCCTCGAACCCTTTTTACCCAATAAACGGGAGAAGAACCAGTCATTTAAACGGAGTTCATGGTTCCCATCTTTCATAGCAGACGATCTCATTCAGGGATTTTCTGCCGTTAAACTCCGGCGTTTCATTCGGATATCCAATGGGCGTCATCCCCACGACCCGCCATGGGTCCGGGATATTGAGGAGCGCTTTGACCTTCTTCTCGTTGAAGGCGCCTATCCAACAGGTGCCCAGCCCTTCGGAGGCTGCGGCCAGCATCATATGATCGAGGGCAATGGAGACATCGATTGCAAAGGTCTTCATGTAATCGCCTTGACGCTGATAGCATTCCTCTTCATTGCCGCAGGCCACAATGCTCGCGTCTCCCATGCCCAGGTGGAGATGTTTCGCTCCCCGAGTGCATTCTACCAGGGCTTTCTGTGTCCCTGGGTCGCGTATCACCATGAATTTCCACGGCTGAAGGTTCACGGCCGAAGGAGCCAGCCGGGCTGCGTTGAGTACGCGCTCCAAGACCTCTTGAGGGATTTTTTTATCTTTGAATTTTCGGATGCTCCGTCTCTTCTGTATCGCCTCATAGAGTTCCATGTCACTTCCTCTCCGGTAAAGGTTGCATTTTTTTGTTTGCTCTTCCAATCCGTTTGAATTATCATAGTATATGAAAATTTGATCAAGAGATCAATCCTTTCATGATATTTCAGTCACTGAGAAATTTCGTGCCTTCGTGTCTTTACGGCAAATAGGTTCGGATTTATCGGGTTGGGAATATGGATAAACGTTCGGCTTTTTTAGCATTAAACGCCGCCAAGGGGATGACGCCGAGACTTTTTTGGAAGGTGATACGGATGGTTTCGGATCCAGGCCGGATCTTCTCCATGACCGAGGAGAAGATGATGGGCATGGGCCTCACCCGGGAGATGGCCGGCCGTCTGCTCCATGAACAGGATCCGGCGCGCTTTGCAGACGAGGAGGAGCAGCGGATTCGGGAGATCGGAGGGAAGATCCTGATCCATGGCGATCCGGGATACCCCCCGTCTCTCCTGCAGATTACTGATTCTCCGCCGGTCCTTTATCTGCTCGGAACGTTCAGGAAGGAGGACAGGCTTTCCTTTTCTATCGTGGGCTCCAGGGCAGCCTCCACACAAGGGCGTTTGAATGCGGAAATGATCTCAGGCAAACTGGCCGGCATGGGGATCACCATTGTCAGCGGGCTCGCCATAGGGATCGACACCTGGGCGCATCAGGGGGCCCTCATGGCCGGAGGACGGACCATCGCTCTTCTGGGGTGCGGTCTGGACCATCCCTATCCGAGATACAACAGGGAACTCAGGAATCGGATTGCGGAGCATGGGGCGCTGATGAGTGAATTCCCTCTGGGATCTCCCCCTCTTCCCATGAACTTTCCCCGGAGAAACCGGCTTATCAGCGGGATCTCCATGGGGACCCTGGTGGTTGAGGCCGCGAAAAAAAGCGGTTCCCTGATTACGGCAAAATTTGCCCTGGAGCAGGGAAGAGATGTCTTTGCCGTTCCGGGGAACATCCGCTCACCGCTCAGTTCCGGAGTCAACGCTCTCATTAAGAAGGGGGCCAAGCTGGTCGAAAGAGTCGAGGATATTATCGAGGAGTTTCCGGATGAGGTCCAAAAGTACCTCAAGCTGCATGAAACGAAGATTGAAGAGCATTCGGCGGGCCGGGACCGGGAAGAGCGCCTGATCCTGAAGCTGATCCACAAGGAGCCCGTGCATATCGACGAGCTGACCCGGGAGACCAGCATAGCGCCGGCGGCGATTTCCTCACTGCTGATGAAAATGGAGATGCAGGGATTGGTCAGACAGCTTCCGGGCAAGCTTTTTATCAGACCGTAACGTAATGGAGGAAGAATGGGAAAATCACTGGTGATCGTGGAATCACCTTCCAAGGCCAAGACCATTCACAAGTTTCTCGGGAAGAACTTTAAGGTATTGGCATCGGTAGGGCACGTACGGGACCTTCCAAAAAAGGAACTCGGAGTGGACCTGGAGCGGAATTTTGAACCCAAGTATGTCACCATCCGAGGCAAAGGTAAGGTTCTTGCTGAGATCAAGAGCGCAGCCCTGCATGCCGATGCAGTCTATCTGGCGCCCGACTTCGACCGAGAAGGCGAGGCCATTGCCTGGCACCTGGCCCAGATCCTGGAAAACAAGACCAAGGAGATCTACCGGGTGGTTTTTAATGAAATTACTCAGAAGGCGATCACCCAGGCCTTTCAGCATCCGGGACGGATCGACCAGAACCGAGTCGATGCGCAGCAGGCCCGGCGCATTCTCGACAGGATTGTGGGTTATAAAATCTCTCCGCTCCTCTGGGAAAAGGTCAGGCGGGGTCTTTCTGCGGGCCGGGTCCAGTCCGTGGCCGTCCGCCTCGTCTGTGAGCGTGAGGTTGAGATCCAGGCTTTTAAGCCCGAGGAATACTGGTCGATTACGGCGGAGCTTAAGGCCAAGGAGCCGCCGGTCTTTGAGGCCAAACTGCAAAAGATATCCGGAGGCAAAGCGGAGGTATCCAATGGGGAGCAGGCCCAAGGCATCATTGAGAAGATCCAGGGTCAGGATTTCCGGGTAAGCAGCATTGAAAAGAAACAGAAAAAGAAAAACCCCGTGGCCCCCTATACCACGAGCAAACTCCAGATGGATGCCTCAAGGAAGCTCGGGTTCTCAGCCAAAAAGACCATGATGATCGCACAAAAACTCTATGAGGGGCTTCCCGTAGGGAACGAAGGAAACGTCGGGCTGATTACCTATATGCGGACCGATTCCACGAGAGTGGCCGTGGATGCCCTGAATGAGGTGAGGGGGCTGATCCAGGATCGGTTTGGAAAAGAATATCTTCCGAACAGTCCCAGGCAGTATGCCAAGGGCAAGGGCGCGCAAGACGCCCATGAGGCCATACGCCCCACCTCCTCGCTGCGGGACCCCGAATCCATCCGAGCCTACTTGGACCATGACCCTTTTCGCTTGTATCAGATGATCTGGAACCGGTTTGTGGCCAGCCAGATGAACCCTGCCATCCTGGATACCGTATCCGTGGATATCCATGTCAAGGAGTTTACCTTCCGTGCCACGGGGAGCGCCATCCGGTTTAAAGGGTTCATGACGCTCTATATGGAGGAGGCCGAAGGAGAAACCGGTCCTGTGGAAGGGGAGAGTGTCCTGCCTCCTCTCCACGAAGGGGAACTTCTTCATGTCCGTCAGATTGTTCCGAGGCAGCACTTCACGGAGCCGCCTCCCCGTTATAGCGAGGCCACCCTGGTCAAAGAGCTGGAAGAGAAGGGGATCGGGCGTCCCAGCACCTATGCGGCGATCCTTTCCACCATCCAGGATCGGGAATATACGGAAATACGGGAAAAACGTTTTCACCCGACCCCCTTGGGGGTGTTGGTGAACCGCCTGCTGGTTGAAAGCTTTCCGGATATCCTGAATGTGGAGTTTACATCGAACATGGAGGGGGAGCTGGACCGGATCGAGGAAGGGATGTCGAACTGGAAGGTGATCCTGAAAACCTTTTATGACAAGTTCGTCGGGGATTTGGAAAAGGCCCGCGTGACCATGCGGGATATCAAGAAGGAGCTCGAGGATACCGACATCATCTGTGAAAAGTGCGGGAAGAAGATGGTCATCAAGTGGGGCTACAACGGCGAGTTTATCGCCTGTTCCGCCTTTCCGGAATGCAAGAACACCAAGGATTTTCTGAGGGACGAAGAGGGCCGAATCCAGATTATGAAAGTGGAAAAGGCCGATGAGAAATGTCCGGAGTGTCAGGCGGAGATGGTGGTGAAGCAGGGAAAATACGGAAGGTTCCTGGCGTGCACCCGGTATCCGGAATGCAAAACCACGCGCAGGCTTGTTCAGGATGAAAACGGCAGGATTAAGACCGCTCCTGAAGAGAAGACCGATGAGATCTGTGATAAGTGCGGAAAGCCCATGGCCGTCAAACATGGGCGATACGGCAAGTTCCTCGGATGCAGCGCCTATCCGAAATGCAAGAATATCAAGCCGCTCAGCATCGGTGTGCCGTGCCCCGTGGAGGGGTGCGGCGGCTTCGTCGTTCAGAAGATATTCAAGGGAAGGACCTTTTACGGCTGCAGCCACTATCCCAAGTGCCGGTTTAACAGCAAGCAGAGGCCCTTGAACGAACCGTGCCCTGCCTGCGGCAGCCCTTATCTCATCGAACGTTTCCGCAAGGAGGGGGAGACATACCATAAGGATATCGGCTGCCCGAACAAAAGTTGTGAATACGCCCGTGAGATTGAAGATGCAGCTCTCAAAGATGGGTCTTCTCCAAAATAGTGGGTGAAAACAAAAGGGGCCTTTTTACCCACTAAATGGCCGATGGCTCGTAGAGGAGAAGAACCAATAGAAAACTGTAGCGGGTGCGGGGGAGACAAAGGGGTTGGAGGAAGAATAAAGAGAACCGTCCCCTTTAGTTCCCAATCACTCCGGCTTGCTCGCGCCGGTGGAGGTGTGGTAATGAGCATAAAAATTGATATTCCGAAAGCGGAAATCCAAGAGTTTTGCCGTCGCAACCAAATCCGCCGTTTGGCCGTGTTCGGGTCGGTTCTGCGCGATGATTTCACGCCCGAAAGCGATGTGGACGTGCTGGTGGAATTCGAGCCGGGCGCGCGAGTGGGGTTGATTGCGTTGGCGGGTATGGAAATCGAATTGAGTCAACTGCTGGGCCACAAGGCGGAAATGCACACGGCCAAGGGCCTCAACCCGCATTTCCGTGATGAGGTGTTGGGCCTGGCGGAGGTGCAGTATGAGCAAGGGTGACGACTCGCTCAGTCTGAAAGATATGCTCAATCACGCCCGAGAAGCGGTCGAGCTGTTGGGCAATTCGAGCCGGGAAGAATTGGGACGCAATCGTGTAATGCAGCTGGCGCTGACGCGTCTGGTGGAGATTGTGGGCGAGGCAGCCAATCGCGTCTCTGAGGAGACACGATTGGCGAATCCGAAAATTCCTTGGCCGCAGATCATCGGAATGCGTAATCGGCTTGTTCACGGGTATGATGTAATAGACTTTGATTTGCTGTGGGACACGGTGACGGACGACCTGCCTCCACTGATCGCTGCGTTGCAAGAGATCGTGAGGGAAAAGGAATAAAACCGATGGCGGGGAACAAACAGGAAGGAACAAATAGGGGCCATTTAAATAACGGTCGCTGTCCCCCTTTACTACGGGCAGAGTATAAATTGTCAGACTTCCCGGGAGGCTTCATGCGAGGGAAGTACGCGAGCCGCTTGCGTAAGTCATCGAATATCGTTGTCCTTAGACCTGAAGTGGCTGAAGCATTCCCCAACGAATGGGGTCAGACACCAAATCAAATACCGCATGGGCAAGGAACTGGACAACGGCGAGGAAGGAGAATAAGTATGCAAGAAAAATCATTAGCCATTTTTGAAAACTATAAAATCCGCCGTCACTACAATGAGCAGACAGATAAAATTATGGTTGGCCAAGGTGGGATACGAACGATTGCAGGATATGAGCGATCCCGCGCGCTCACTCGATCGCGCCCGTAAATACTGGCGTGAGCACGGCAGAAGCGAAAAGTGGATCCAACAGCGGATGATGGGTCAGGAAACCCGTAATAAACTTACCGATTACTGGAAAGACCACGAAATAACCAAGGAAGACGAATATGCTATTCTCACCAACATCATTCATCAGGAATGGAGCGGCGTTTCAGTCGATTTGGAAGCATACATTGGCGCTTGTGCCAAAATATGCTTACAATAACACATGAATAATGCAAACCAGGAACTGACCGTTATCGGAGGGGGGCTGGCCGGCAGCGAGGCCGCTTTCCAGGCTGCTGAAAGGGGGATTCATGTCCTGCTCTACGAAATGCGTCCTACCCGGTATACCCCCGCCCATAAAACCGACCGGCTGGCCGAGCTGGTCTGCAGCAATTCGTTTCGTTCCGAGGACCCCGCCAATGCCGTCGGTCTGCTCAAAGAAGAGATGCGGCGTGCCGGTTCTTTGATCATCCGGGCGGCTGATGCCCATCGGGTTCCGGCCGGATCGGCCCTTGCCGTGGACCGGGAGCGGTTTTCCGAGGAGATTACTCAAGTGATGATGCATCATCCCCGTATCCGCGTCATGCGGTCAGAAATCACGGAGATCCCGGAAAGGGGAGTCGTGATCCTGGCCACAGGCCCATTGACTTCCGACCGGATGGCCGATTCCATTACGCGGTTCACAGGATCCTCGCATCTCCACTTTTATGATGCCATCGCCCCGATTCTGGATGCGGAATCCATCGACCGCTCTTTGGTCTTTGCGGCTTCCCGTTACGACAAAGGGGGGGCTGACTACCTCAACTGTCCCATGGAAAGGGAGGAGTACGACCGGTTCTATGAAGCCCTGACGGCCGGGGAGAAGGTTCCGGCGGAACCCTTTGAGGAGCCCAGGTATTTTGAAGGGTGCATGCCCATCGAGGTTATGGCGGAGCGCGGCAGGGAGACCCTCTTGTTCGGCCCTATGAAACCGGTGGGCCTGATCGATCCGAGAACCGACCGGCAGCCCTATGCCGTGGTTCAGCTCAGAAAGGAAAACCGGGAAGGGGCGGCGTACAACATGGTCGGGTTCCAGACCAAGCTCACCTATCCGTCGCAGGACAGGGTCTTCCGGCTGATTCCAGGGCTGGAAAAAGTCGAGTTTATGCGGTATGGTAGTGTGCACAGGAACACCTTTGTGGACGGGCCGAGAATATTGAAAAAGACCCTTCAGTTCCGGCAGAGGGAAGATCTCTTCCTGGCCGGGCAGATCACGGGTGTGGAAGGATACGTGGAATCCACGGCCATGGGCTGGCTGGCCGGAGTTCTTGCAGCCCGTATGATCCAGGGGGAACCCCTGTCGCCGCCTCCGCCGGCCACGGCCCATGGCGCCCTTGTGGAGCATGTGACCAACGAGGCCTATAAGGAATTTCAACCCTCCAATGTCAATTGGAGCCTGTTCCCATCACTTCCCGAAAAGATTCGTTCCAGGCGTGAGCGGAGGGAGAAGATGTATGGCCGGGCACTGGCTCAATGGGAGGAGTATCGGAAACAGGTGACGCTATGAAAGACATGCCGGATCAGCAGACCGGGACTGCGGCCTTTGACAGGCGCCTCTCGGAATTTGAATCCTACCTCAAACATGAAAAGAATGCCTCGGAGCATACGGTCAAGAATTACTTAAGCGATCTGATCCAGTTCAAGGCATTTCTCGGGGCATACCGATCCTGCCTGGAGGATTTGAGCCGAATCGATCATCGGGTCATCAGGCATTTTCTCTCTTATCTTCATCAGAAAAAGTATCATAAGTCCTCCATGGGGCGGAAGGTGGCGAGCCTCAGGAGTTTTTTTAAGTTTCTTCACCGTGAGAGGGTTGTGCAAGTCAACCCGGCCAAGGCCGTGGCCACGCCCAAGGCGGAAAAGAAGCACCCCAGGTTTCTCTCCGTGGACGACGCCTTCCGGTTGATGGAGGCGCCGGATGAGAAGACCGGATCCGGCCTCCGGGACAAGGCGATTCTTGAGGCATTCTATTCCTCCGGAGTCCGGATCAGCGAGCTGGCCGGATTGAATGAAGAAGACATGGATCTCTCCATCGGCCTGATGAAAGTGATGGGCAAGGGGCGCAAGGAACGGATTGTCACTCTCGGATCGCATGCCGTCCAGGCGGTCGAGCGATACCTGAAAGGCAAGGATGTGCCGGGTGACGGGACCTTTCATGCCGGGCACAAGACGCCGCTGTTCCTGAACCGATACGGCAGCCGGCTCAGCATCCGTGGGATCCGCAGGGTTGTTGAAAAATATGTGAGGCAATCTGCCGCGGCGTCCCGCATTTCACCCCATGGGCTGCGCCACTCATTTGCCACCCACCTTTTGGACGGAGGCGCCGATCTCCGGAGCATTCAGGAACTCCTGGGCCATGTCAGCCTCTCCACAACTCAGAAGTACACACATGTCAGTATGGATAAACTCATGGAAGTTTACGACAAGGCGCATCCGAGGGCCCACAAGAAACGCTGATCATGATTGACTTCTCGATCCGTCCCGTTGTAAACTCCGTTATAGAAAAAATTCCATGACGGAGTGAACTCCCTTTAAAGAAAGTTCATCTCCAAAAGAGTGGGTGAAAACATAAGGGTTCAAGGGGTCAAGGATTCCAGGGGTAAAGTGAAGTGTTAAAACATAAGGGGCCGAGGGTCCCAGTGTCGTGTCAACCTTGTAGTGTCTTTTGGTGTCACCCCCTCATCCTAACCTTCTCCCCTATGGGGAGAAGGGATGTTTGAACCTCCTTTCCCCTTGGGGAGAGGATTGAGGTGAGGGGGAAAATGGGATACGTCATTTTAGACGTGACGCGACACTATAGTTCAGGGTTCCCAGTGTTTTTCTCTGGAGATTTTGCTTGGATTTCAGTATTTCACTTGACCCCTTGACCCCAAGATACCTCAGTGCAGTAGCCGTCGCAGACGGTCCCGGCCCGGCAAGAATAGATTCAAGGAGATGCCGGGATCTAACGACAAAAACAGAGAAAAGCGGGGCACGCGAAGCGTAACCCTGGAATCCTCGAACCCTTCTTACTCATTAAAGGAACCTGCATGAAGAAACACGCTGAATTTGTTCACCTCCATATACACACCCAGTACAGCCTTCTGGACGGCGCCATACGGT
The sequence above is a segment of the Nitrospirae bacterium CG2_30_53_67 genome. Coding sequences within it:
- a CDS encoding methylenetetrahydrofolate--tRNA-(uracil(54)-C(5))-methyltransferase (FADH(2)-oxidizing) TrmFO, with the protein product MNNANQELTVIGGGLAGSEAAFQAAERGIHVLLYEMRPTRYTPAHKTDRLAELVCSNSFRSEDPANAVGLLKEEMRRAGSLIIRAADAHRVPAGSALAVDRERFSEEITQVMMHHPRIRVMRSEITEIPERGVVILATGPLTSDRMADSITRFTGSSHLHFYDAIAPILDAESIDRSLVFAASRYDKGGADYLNCPMEREEYDRFYEALTAGEKVPAEPFEEPRYFEGCMPIEVMAERGRETLLFGPMKPVGLIDPRTDRQPYAVVQLRKENREGAAYNMVGFQTKLTYPSQDRVFRLIPGLEKVEFMRYGSVHRNTFVDGPRILKKTLQFRQREDLFLAGQITGVEGYVESTAMGWLAGVLAARMIQGEPLSPPPPATAHGALVEHVTNEAYKEFQPSNVNWSLFPSLPEKIRSRRERREKMYGRALAQWEEYRKQVTL
- a CDS encoding DNA topoisomerase I (catalyzes the ATP-dependent breakage of single-stranded DNA followed by passage and rejoining, maintains net negative superhelicity) is translated as MGKSLVIVESPSKAKTIHKFLGKNFKVLASVGHVRDLPKKELGVDLERNFEPKYVTIRGKGKVLAEIKSAALHADAVYLAPDFDREGEAIAWHLAQILENKTKEIYRVVFNEITQKAITQAFQHPGRIDQNRVDAQQARRILDRIVGYKISPLLWEKVRRGLSAGRVQSVAVRLVCEREVEIQAFKPEEYWSITAELKAKEPPVFEAKLQKISGGKAEVSNGEQAQGIIEKIQGQDFRVSSIEKKQKKKNPVAPYTTSKLQMDASRKLGFSAKKTMMIAQKLYEGLPVGNEGNVGLITYMRTDSTRVAVDALNEVRGLIQDRFGKEYLPNSPRQYAKGKGAQDAHEAIRPTSSLRDPESIRAYLDHDPFRLYQMIWNRFVASQMNPAILDTVSVDIHVKEFTFRATGSAIRFKGFMTLYMEEAEGETGPVEGESVLPPLHEGELLHVRQIVPRQHFTEPPPRYSEATLVKELEEKGIGRPSTYAAILSTIQDREYTEIREKRFHPTPLGVLVNRLLVESFPDILNVEFTSNMEGELDRIEEGMSNWKVILKTFYDKFVGDLEKARVTMRDIKKELEDTDIICEKCGKKMVIKWGYNGEFIACSAFPECKNTKDFLRDEEGRIQIMKVEKADEKCPECQAEMVVKQGKYGRFLACTRYPECKTTRRLVQDENGRIKTAPEEKTDEICDKCGKPMAVKHGRYGKFLGCSAYPKCKNIKPLSIGVPCPVEGCGGFVVQKIFKGRTFYGCSHYPKCRFNSKQRPLNEPCPACGSPYLIERFRKEGETYHKDIGCPNKSCEYAREIEDAALKDGSSPK
- a CDS encoding nitroreductase, producing MELYEAIQKRRSIRKFKDKKIPQEVLERVLNAARLAPSAVNLQPWKFMVIRDPGTQKALVECTRGAKHLHLGMGDASIVACGNEEECYQRQGDYMKTFAIDVSIALDHMMLAAASEGLGTCWIGAFNEKKVKALLNIPDPWRVVGMTPIGYPNETPEFNGRKSLNEIVCYERWEP
- a CDS encoding nucleotidyltransferase, which translates into the protein MSIKIDIPKAEIQEFCRRNQIRRLAVFGSVLRDDFTPESDVDVLVEFEPGARVGLIALAGMEIELSQLLGHKAEMHTAKGLNPHFRDEVLGLAEVQYEQG
- a CDS encoding DNA protecting protein DprA, which codes for MDKRSAFLALNAAKGMTPRLFWKVIRMVSDPGRIFSMTEEKMMGMGLTREMAGRLLHEQDPARFADEEEQRIREIGGKILIHGDPGYPPSLLQITDSPPVLYLLGTFRKEDRLSFSIVGSRAASTQGRLNAEMISGKLAGMGITIVSGLAIGIDTWAHQGALMAGGRTIALLGCGLDHPYPRYNRELRNRIAEHGALMSEFPLGSPPLPMNFPRRNRLISGISMGTLVVEAAKKSGSLITAKFALEQGRDVFAVPGNIRSPLSSGVNALIKKGAKLVERVEDIIEEFPDEVQKYLKLHETKIEEHSAGRDREERLILKLIHKEPVHIDELTRETSIAPAAISSLLMKMEMQGLVRQLPGKLFIRP
- a CDS encoding tyrosine recombinase XerC, producing MPDQQTGTAAFDRRLSEFESYLKHEKNASEHTVKNYLSDLIQFKAFLGAYRSCLEDLSRIDHRVIRHFLSYLHQKKYHKSSMGRKVASLRSFFKFLHRERVVQVNPAKAVATPKAEKKHPRFLSVDDAFRLMEAPDEKTGSGLRDKAILEAFYSSGVRISELAGLNEEDMDLSIGLMKVMGKGRKERIVTLGSHAVQAVERYLKGKDVPGDGTFHAGHKTPLFLNRYGSRLSIRGIRRVVEKYVRQSAAASRISPHGLRHSFATHLLDGGADLRSIQELLGHVSLSTTQKYTHVSMDKLMEVYDKAHPRAHKKR